gtgttccggtttgatgggtgtgtgagccagtctaactacaggcacaaggggcataatatcttagttcccaaggttggtggcgcattgacgatgtaaggaatagttaatatttcttaccactgtgaccacttaccatcaggtcgtccatatgctcgtccgccaaccaataccataaaaaaacctccGGTTCGAAGATACATCTGTCTTGTAATGAACGCAAGAATACATCATATATTAAATGGTAActcaaaacattttgttttacacATTACAGATGTAACTTATTACATGTATCTTATCTTATTGATAGGCTCTTAATTGCACtaggtattttgtttttgaggCGATGGGGCCTTAGGGGGGGGGTTTATTTCAGGAGAGGGGCAACATTAATATTACAACGCCGCACTGAGACCTTAGTCTGCCTAGCTACCACCACTGATTATTTTCAAGCATGTTTCTGtactattttattgtgttatacACTAGAGTATTGGCaatcaagaaaaaataatagtttttaacaTTACTTGTAACACGACTAGTCTGTTGAATACATGACTTTGTGACGAATGTGTATTGTTTGGGAACAgctaagttaaaatattacctatttaTGCCCAAAAAAAATTGCAGCAGATCTGTTTCATTAAGTCAGATACATCAACAGTCACTTCTCACTTAAACATAGTTCCTTAATAAACTTTAAGGAGATTTATAATACATTCCGATGGTATGAAGACTTGAGATAaactaatctttatttataacattttaaattaacatggttatatttattattacagttattaaatacgtgATACTAACCTTGTTCACGAGACACAAatgacaatgtcgaaatatcgagctccaccaaaccATAAAaaccatggtaaatatcccgtatttaataactgtaaaatctttatatattttatgtgatttGCTTTTTAACAGCAATTTCGCCAACACAACGGTATTTTTCAtcgataattaattatagataaaatatgagctgagatggcccagtggttagaacgcgtgtatcttaaccgatgattgcaggttcaaagcctttataaaggaaaacatcttgaggaaacctgtatgtgtctaatttcatcgaaattctgccacatgtgcattccacgaacccgcattggaacagcgtggtggaatatgttccaaaccctctccttaatggaagaggaggccttatcgctGCGTGGGagatgtacaggctgttactttactttactttactttaattaatgcTACATATTAAAAACTCACGACCATATCTCATATCGATTCAAGGTCAAAGCTGTTTATTGATCTTAACTGTTCCTGCCATTGAAATGGACGATAGAGCAAAACACTTCCCTATAAGGATTCACTGTGCACAGTTTCCTTGTGAGTCTTCAGCGTCCCCCGCTGAGCGAAGCTCTTGTCGCACTGATCGCACTGGTAGGGCTTCTCTCCCGTGTGAGTCCGAATATGTTTCTCCAAGTCACCTTTTGTTGCAAATTTCTTCTTACACAGGTTCAAAGGACACGCGTAGTTTTTGTTGTGGAGGCGATTGTGTAAGTACAACTTTTTCCATTTGTTAAATGTCTTTGAACATATCTGAAAAGGCACAAAGGAATCattttaatttgtggtgtaGGTCCAAAAAACTAATTCTAAATTTTCCATCCCTCGCCAATGGATTCCGAATTTTTACCGATGATAATGACGAAAGTATTGAAacgaaatatacatattttggaGCACTATTGGAAATTTCTGACACACGATTTATTCCATGCgaaaattgtattatacataaaattacaattacttcaacttttgtaaaaaacattctttgctaagataaataaacacaaagccctactaccaagtaaaaaatGAGAACAAATACTCATAGAatgtccctgtagttacactggctcactcacccttcaaacccgaacacaaaaatactgagtactggttattggcggtagaataactgataaatgGTAGGTACCTACCCacacgggattgcacaaagccctaccaccaagtaccacCAGTTATATTGAACACTAGCTGTGGccgcgactttgtacgcgtttgaattacccaaaaaaataattattgtagcctaatttactccttattatatcagttatctgccagtgaaagtcccatcaaaatcggtccagccgttccagagattaaacggaacaaacagacagacaaaaattgtaaaaaatgttattttggtatatgtaatgTGCATAgaaacatatgcattgagtaaaaaagggctattttaatattacaaatagacactccaatttttttttttacaaaatttgttgACGTAATTGTGATGAAGGACTTAATAgacattgatttaataaaagtattattctattaacttacattacatttatactCTCTGTTGCCGTCCTCACTTTTAAAATCCTTTACACGAATACGATTCTGCGAGCTGTCAACCTGTTGTTCAGTCTTTGCTATTGaatcctaaaaatatataatttgtattaagatATTCaacaaatctttttattataatattattacaagtttCAGCAGCTTTACCTGCATATGAGAGTGTGCTTTAAGATACTTAAACTGcagcattatataaaaatactttaacacaaaaaaaaactaaataagaaCTAAGCTGACTGACTATTAGATATAGATACAGAAGCAAAACACAATCATATAAATTGGGTAATACTTATGTAATAGTTAAGGAATCAGTATTGTGATGAATAGTTTTACTGTTTATGAGCTGTTATTTATCCCCAGACAGATATGTGTGGCGGAAACATAGGCCATCATTGCTAGCGGTGCCCATTGGGCGAACCAAGTTGCTTAAGAAAATGCCACTGAAGCGCATGTTACATACTCTCAATGTGATAGCAGACAAAATGGATTTGTTTTTTTGCAGTATGAGGGAACTCACAATGTTttctgcttggaatatatcatatacaatatagtattataacatggatagatattttaaatttgtttttttaaagtgctgtaatatcgaattggaaCACAATCCTGTATCCTTCCATGAGGTGGTTCATTGCTGTCTATGTAATCTACCTTTCAATATCAATTcccagtatagttgtgttctgCTGATATACAATGAGCAAGTCAATACTCAGTGTATCTAtagacacaagggacacaacatcctAGTTTCTAAATGTCGTGGTACATTGACAGTGTATGGTACTGTTAAGCAGCCAAGGTCTTGAGTAAAGacctgtattatataaaaaatggatATTTACATGTCATATGTGTAAACTAAGCATACCTCAGTAACTGAAGATTCAAATAAATCTTTCCGAACGGATATAAACTTCTCAATAACAACATTCCTGTTTGGGCTTACACTTTTATCTCTTTCAAAGGGAGTATTTTCAACTGTTTCCACTGAATCCTCTGGGCAAGCCTTGataggaaaaatattaaatcattaaacCAGTATTAAGTATGACAAATAttgaataagtttaataaagttTGTTAATACAAACCTTAGAAGTATCATTTTCTACACAGCAGAAAAgtgattttaaatgtatatcattCTTTTTAGCTATAATACGTAATTCAGTCGCTTTATCTATGATCTCTAAACACTTAGCGCAGATTTTCTGCGGCAAACTGTCAGCTAGAGAcacctaaaaattttaaatgtgttgTAAAAATCTAAGTGTAACACTAACCGATTAAAAATGACCGTaatcataacaataaatacttttactcCGATACATCTGTAAATGTTATCATGTAATTCATTTCTGTC
The Vanessa cardui chromosome 10, ilVanCard2.1, whole genome shotgun sequence genome window above contains:
- the LOC124532900 gene encoding zinc finger protein 271-like: MMEQQKTCTKFYEICRLCLDENGHCDIFDRNELHDNIYRCIGVKVSLADSLPQKICAKCLEIIDKATELRIIAKKNDIHLKSLFCCVENDTSKACPEDSVETVENTPFERDKSVSPNRNVVIEKFISVRKDLFESSVTEDSIAKTEQQVDSSQNRIRVKDFKSEDGNREYKCNICSKTFNKWKKLYLHNRLHNKNYACPLNLCKKKFATKGDLEKHIRTHTGEKPYQCDQCDKSFAQRGTLKTHKETVHSESL